The nucleotide window GAGTGTCTTGTCGGAGCAACCAGTCAACAGGTCAAGGAATGCCTCAAACTTGTCACGCCAGAGCGAACGAACTCTTTCAGTTCCAGAGCACGCTGTAATTTATCCCTCTCGGCAGCCAAGTGACCCTCCACAGAGCATCCGCGCACACGCCGATGCCGGGTTTGTTCAGTTTCTAAAGGAGCATACATCCCCGAAGCACCAGCGTGTCACCGCTGGAGGCCGAATCGTTCCAATGGAACCACAGTCCCCTACCCCCAAGGCGAAGCAGCCGGTGCGCAACATAAGTGCAAGAGCCAGTGATCAGAAGATATCTAAGCCTTCATTGCGAGATGACACTAAAACCAAACGCGAAAATAAACATGTGCTGTTGCAAGACAACAACGCAAGtgttaatatttctatagcTGCACCGCAGCCTGCTGAAAGTCACGACGATATACGTACCATACTGCCTCAAAACGGTAGTGCAATTGACCAGCACTTCTCAAACTATGGACAAGCACCGACTCTTCTGTCTACGGCAGCTACCACAGGGCTGTTCTCCCAACCCAGTCTTCCATGGGCCATGAGTGACCTACCAATGCCTCAAATCGCCTTACCAGCCCCGGAAGCTATACCAGCGGCCTCGGACTACCCTATGTATGCCTTTGGAGATGGTCCATTATCGTGGGCTTCAAACCTGTATCCTACCCTGGGTACTCAAGGCCCCGTAATTCCTTCCATACCAGCAGTCCAGCCATATCCTACTCTTAACACGACTTCTGACTTTTCCGCGGAAAGCAATACAAGTAGCGGCAGGGCGACCTCATTTCTTGGTCAGCTTCCACCTACCTATGACTCTCTTTGCCCTTCTCTGGGCCCTCAATGGCATCAATATGCAGGTGGACAAGTCCCAGCTCTTGATCAACCAATGATAGTTAGCACTCCTCAAACACCGACGTACCAGAAGTCTTTGGAAGATGCTGCAAAGGAGCATGAGTCTCTTACCAGTAAGCTATCCGGTATTGATAGGTATATGGCTGTGCACAGTTGGGATCTCGACCCAAGTGCCAAAAAGATTCTAGTTGACCAGCGAATGAGTTTGGTGAGAGAATTGGATGCGGTTAGAATATACAGAGAACATCTCGAATGGGTTTCTGGAAGATTGAGCACAACGATCCCAATCAGGCAACATCCCTCGAACGTCGCTTCAATGTATGTCGCCAGCGGCCTCACAGGTAGTCCATCTCTAATGGGACCTTCGCTGTGCACACCCAGCTCCGCTTCTGCGCTTCCAGCTTTTTCGATGCTGCCACTAGCAAACGCCCTTTCGCAGTCGCTCTCTCTCAATGAGACAGTTAACGCATCAATGCCACTAAATGCTGTATCTGATACCTACCCATACAATGCGACGATCGGCTCAACAGAGGTACGTCCAAACCATAACTCGATCAAGGATGCTAGCTTTTCGCATGCCGCACGAGGAGTTGAGATACGGATCGAACCCAAGAGGTCAGACAAACAGGTCCAGACACATGGCGAGGCCAAATCGAGAACTACTGACGGAACTGCTGGATGGAAAACACCTACGAAGATAACCGCTTTGGACGTTGAAAAGGTGCATCATCAAATTGAGGAGGCCACTCGCCGAGGCGAACCAGTCGATGGGCTTCTTCGGGAACTATCAGCCGCTACTTCCAAATTGATTAAACAAAGGCGAAATGAACTTCATGAGCCGCGCGGGTTGCTGTCAGCCGTGCCTGCTAAGCACAACCGCAAGAATCGCGCGGGAAGTGAGGCGGGTGCCGTCAAGGGACTACTAGACAAGCATGAAGCTCATGCACCTCTGATGCGACACTCAACCAAGGCCTGGAAGCCTGGGAAGGAGCTGCGAAGGCCTGGACTGCACAGCGCAATGGGCCCGTACATGAGTGCgaaagagatggaagagggtgATGACCATCAATCTATATCGTCGTATGTGTCAACGACGGACTCATGGGCTACCGTTCATCAAGGAGAGTAAGTACCATCCGTCTTGGAATGGTATAACTCTGGAGAATACTAAGATTGCAGGCGTCGACGTGACAAAAAGCTACggaaaatcaaagaaaaaCGGGCGAATCGAGAGATGGCCGAAAGGTAGTAAGAATCTTCGAGCACAGGCAACCAAGCTGATGATGTTGCGCAGCAGATCCCGTGGTCCACTTGAGCATCCCCATGTATCGAATGAAGCCTTTCTACCAGGTCCTCAACGTTCTCGAGGGCAGAACTTGGGCCAGCCAGGAGGACCATCGATATACAAGCCACGCAGCCCCCCAACATTGGTAAACCCGACTGACCCGGCGAGGCAGACCAGCGTGGAGGAAATAAGACAGCGGTATCCCCAGCTTCTGACGCAGTATTTCAACAAGGACCGTGGTCTAGCCTTTCAGAAAACGGCTGCCTTGGCTGTCTCGCAGAATGTTAATGCACATGGATTTCTGCCCCCTTTCGAAGGCGTAGGGAATGCACCTAGTAAGAACAGGAGTGCACCAACGGACATGACCGAAGGTGGAATGTATCTACTCAGCGGAAAGATGTCGAACTCGAAGCAGCAGGATGGTCCCGGACAAAGAGGCAAAGAGGCCCCTGGACCAGCCAGGCAAGCTGGAAAGCCGTGATCGAGTCGGGTAGAGCGAGGTCCCCGCGGCGTCCACATATACGATTCTTTCTGGAGCAGATGAATGGGGTGAGATTACCACCAGCAATCAGCGGTGAGTCCTAGGAGCAGGGTTCGAAGGGCATTGGGGAAAGCAGTTGGAGATATGGCCGTATGGCATCATTGTATTACATGTATTTAAGGGTACACCTTGTCCCACAGAGTCGGACCCTTACGGTTGGAGTATATCTTAGAATGAGGGATAGTGTTAGTATGGTATCACTGGAAAAAAGTTATTTTCACAAGTCTTTGAGCATGAAGATCAGTCTACTTGCGATCCCCCCAGGGGATGGTTGAATAGCAGATGCAATCGGACCTGGGTTACTGGTAAGTCCGTGTGGAGTGGTATTTATCGATCGGTAGCGATCAAGAGAACTTGGCTTCAGCCCACCTTCTCCAGGCCAAGATAGTAGTCAATAGTTTCATTGCTGGAGAATCAGGTGTGCGACGGGAAAGACAGAGTCGATCGTTACTCTATAGTTGAGGAGGCCAGAGCTCCCCTTgcgtggatgatggattcccCCACATCCAGCATCCGTCGCCTGACTGGTTGGTCCTCCGCCACACACCCCGCAAAAAAGATGTGAGGTCGCATCTCGTATTCTTGGGTTTGACTAGGGAGAGAGCAGGTGGATGAAGATAGTAGACAAGTGACCAGCAGGATGTGTGAGTAGTATAAAAGCGTATgagtgtgtctgtgtgtggGTGGTGATTGATACTGTaaaagtatgtatgtaatggGAAAACactaataagaatataaatggAGTAGCATTAAAAATAAAGGGCACCGCAATAATAGCAGCGGCGATAATGGCTGTGTTTTTTTCGTTCCATGTTTTGTAAATGACCCACGGTGAGGGAGGAGGCAAGTGGGCAAGTTTTGGGAGGAGGGCCGGAGTGCCTGATGGTCCTATCAGATGTGCTGGCAGGCCCATGGGGGATGGCGAGTCATCCATGGGAAGTTCAAAGCTGAATCGAACAAGTCCAGAATGTGGCAACTGGTTAAGGCACCGGCCAATCTGCTACTGTAACTCTAAGAgcactggctggctggctttgTGTGGTGAGCCAGATCGGATCTAAGATAACTTACTTAGTCGAGTAAGTACTACGGAGTAGGTAACTACTATAACTACTGATTAGTTAGGTTAGTCacaaagaggaagatggcatttAAGGGACGAGCTGAATGGCAGACGATACTAATGAGTACTTACAGTATACCACAAGTAATAGTTACTGTGTGACATCGGATATGCATACCGATTACATACCGAGTCAGGAAAGGATAGAAGGTatctgggctgggctgggttGAAAGAAATGATTGCTGTGCTGATAGCAAGATGGGATACGACAACCCGATACTACGGTGATAAGTGAAGTGACATTTTTTATCTATCGGGCTTTATCGGCTCCCCTTTTACTTTCACTTTAGTATTCCTTACTATTTACTCAGACAGTTTAGTGCAAATGGTTAGTGACGGTGAGAAAAACTAACTAGTAACTGTACTATACCCGGTATGGAGGCGTATGATGTATCATGCCGGGACAGCGTGACTAAGCCCAGGCTGTGCCATTCCAACTTTCCCTCCACGTCTCCACTCCGTCTCCGGCCCtttcgctttctctctctcttcttgtcttctttctcttcccctgctgtttcttttctttgaaAGCCCATCTTTGGCCCGGGGATTCTTCaattcttcagcttctgtttcttcttcggtgatcCCTTTGCGACCTCTGCGAACGCTGCGTTCTTCCCCGCCCGCGATCTAGCCGAGGTGTTGTCCCCCCATTCACAGCCAACCCCCATCGTTCCCGGGCTGGAAGTGCCTCTAAATCCAAGTTTCTGGTGCGAACTAGCACCACCGCCTACCAATTTCCCCCCGCGGCTTCTGGCCCGTTACTGGGGCCCCTTCCCTCCCGTCGCAATTATTATCTCTCATCGCCTACTTGCCCCGTTCGTTATCACCAAACTCAACTTGAGTACCTGGCCACCTTCCTGGATTCAATCCAGGCAGTCACCGGCATGACACAACTTTTCGCCTCCAGTCCGTCCTCCGTGACGAACGAGAAACGCGGGAACTTTCCCAGTCTCTCTCTGGCCTCCAAGAAGCATTCCAACGATTCGAGCCACTTCCCCACGAGGATCAAGAATTTCTTTCGCATCAACAGTTCCAGCAGcaattcttcttcccatgCCAGCCACCACAACAATGAATCGCGTGATCGCGATGGCAATACCTCCCCACCCGCAAAGTCTGATGCCAAATCCGGCTTTAGACAATCCCGGTTCCTTCCCACTATCGGCCGAAATCGCTCAACCACCGTTGCCAGTGAAGGCAATCCGCTAGACGAAGGCGTCTCCCCGACCGCAACGGCCAATCCATACTTTGTCCATCAGGGCCAGCCTTCGTTGCAGCATCGGAACGATGGCTCGGTACCGTCGTCCCCTCCCGATACCCCCGAATTGCAGGTGGACGGTGTCTCTGCTGCCGAGCAGGCGACTACTGCCAACAAGGTTGAGTTGGCTCGTAAGCTGCGCCGTGTTGCTTCGGCTCCGAATGCGCAGGGTCTGTTTGCCCGGGGCGAGTCTGACGAACGTCATCAGACGGCTGAGACTGGAAAGGAACTTCTGGAGCCGTCTGGGGCGGAAGATCCACAAGTCACTACGGTGGAGGTGGCATCCGACAAAGATGTGAATCTTGCCGTGCCCAAACTTGGTCCCCACAGTAAGATTCCTACTCCCGGTCAGATTCGGGATTCGGTTGCCTTCCGCAGGACGTATAGTTCCAACTCGATCAAGGTGCGCAATGTGGAGGTAGGACCGGGGAGCTTTGATAAGATCAAGTTAATCGGTAAGGGTGATGTGGGCAAGGTGTATCTTGtccgggagaagaagtcgagcCGGCTCTATGCTATGAAGGGTGAGTTTATGTCTGCAGTCTTGTCTATCGGCGAAGTGTGCTGACTTGACTAGTACTGAgcaagaaggagatgatcaAGCGGAACAAGATCAAGCGGGCATTGGCCGAGCAGGAAATTCTTGCTACCAGCaatcatccattcattgtTACACTCTACCACTCCTTCCAGTCCGAGGACTATCTCTATCTATGCATGGAGTACTGCAGTGGTGGCGAGTTCTTCAGAGGTGTGTTAGACGTTCGATACGTACCGGCTGTCGCTGACTCTTCTAGCTCTTCAAACCCGCCCAGGAAAGTGCATCTCCGAAGATGCTGCGCGATTCTATGCCGCAGAAGTTACTGCTGCTCTGGAGTACCTCCATCTCATGGGTTTCATCTACCGTGATCTGAAGCCCGAAAGTATGTACTGTAATAGTCAAAGTTGTTGACTTACGCTGACTATGTTTTTCTAGAcattctccttcaccagTCTGGCCACATTATGCTGTCTGACTTTGATTTGTCGAAGCAATCCGGACCGGGCGGTGCACCTACAATGATCCCGGCGCGGAGTGGCAACTCCACGACGTCTTTACCGACGATTGATACCAAGTCATGCATTGCTGACTTCAGGACCAACTCGTTTGTCGGTACGGAAGAATACATTGCACCCGAAGTCATCAAGGGCTGTGGACACACTAGCGCAGTCGATTGGTGGACGCTTGGTATTTTGATCTACGAGATGCTGTACGGCACGACGCCATTCAAGGGCAAGAATAGGAATGCTACTTTCGGCAACATCCTGCGGGATGAGGTGCAATTCCCCGAGCATGCAGCGGCCCAGCCAACCTCCAAGTAAGCTCTCTTGGTCTGCTTTGTCACACAGTTGCTAACATTCACAGCCTCTGCAAATCATTAATTCGTAAACTGCTCATCAAGGACGAGACCAAGCGCCTTGGAGCTCGAGCCGGCGCTTCGGA belongs to Aspergillus luchuensis IFO 4308 DNA, chromosome 3, nearly complete sequence and includes:
- the NRC2 gene encoding putative serine/threonine protein kinase (Nrc-2) (COG:T;~EggNog:ENOG410PGX9;~InterPro:IPR000719,IPR011009,IPR008271;~PFAM:PF07714,PF00069;~go_function: GO:0004672 - protein kinase activity [Evidence IEA];~go_function: GO:0005524 - ATP binding [Evidence IEA];~go_process: GO:0006468 - protein phosphorylation [Evidence IEA]) gives rise to the protein MTQLFASSPSSVTNEKRGNFPSLSLASKKHSNDSSHFPTRIKNFFRINSSSSNSSSHASHHNNESRDRDGNTSPPAKSDAKSGFRQSRFLPTIGRNRSTTVASEGNPLDEGVSPTATANPYFVHQGQPSLQHRNDGSVPSSPPDTPELQVDGVSAAEQATTANKVELARKLRRVASAPNAQGLFARGESDERHQTAETGKELLEPSGAEDPQVTTVEVASDKDVNLAVPKLGPHSKIPTPGQIRDSVAFRRTYSSNSIKVRNVEVGPGSFDKIKLIGKGDVGKVYLVREKKSSRLYAMKVLSKKEMIKRNKIKRALAEQEILATSNHPFIVTLYHSFQSEDYLYLCMEYCSGGEFFRALQTRPGKCISEDAARFYAAEVTAALEYLHLMGFIYRDLKPENILLHQSGHIMLSDFDLSKQSGPGGAPTMIPARSGNSTTSLPTIDTKSCIADFRTNSFVGTEEYIAPEVIKGCGHTSAVDWWTLGILIYEMLYGTTPFKGKNRNATFGNILRDEVQFPEHAAAQPTSNLCKSLIRKLLIKDETKRLGARAGASDVKTHPFFRQTQWALIRHMKPPMIPHQSRGTDTLNFRNVKESASVDIGGPSTTKMKGVPMDSGLATPNGEIADPFEEFNSVTLHHDGDM
- a CDS encoding uncharacterized protein (COG:S;~EggNog:ENOG410PYNM) — encoded protein: MVKYDIPTLLALSHRGRIDFSKFTEQAVGNNVLRQRKTSTSVLSEQPVNRSRNASNLSRQSERTLSVPEHAVIYPSRQPSDPPQSIRAHADAGFVQFLKEHTSPKHQRVTAGGRIVPMEPQSPTPKAKQPVRNISARASDQKISKPSLRDDTKTKRENKHVLLQDNNASVNISIAAPQPAESHDDIRTILPQNGSAIDQHFSNYGQAPTLLSTAATTGLFSQPSLPWAMSDLPMPQIALPAPEAIPAASDYPMYAFGDGPLSWASNLYPTLGTQGPVIPSIPAVQPYPTLNTTSDFSAESNTSSGRATSFLGQLPPTYDSLCPSLGPQWHQYAGGQVPALDQPMIVSTPQTPTYQKSLEDAAKEHESLTSKLSGIDRYMAVHSWDLDPSAKKILVDQRMSLVRELDAVRIYREHLEWVSGRLSTTIPIRQHPSNVASMYVASGLTGSPSLMGPSLCTPSSASALPAFSMLPLANALSQSLSLNETVNASMPLNAVSDTYPYNATIGSTEVRPNHNSIKDASFSHAARGVEIRIEPKRSDKQVQTHGEAKSRTTDGTAGWKTPTKITALDVEKVHHQIEEATRRGEPVDGLLRELSAATSKLIKQRRNELHEPRGLLSAVPAKHNRKNRAGSEAGAVKGLLDKHEAHAPLMRHSTKAWKPGKELRRPGLHSAMGPYMSAKEMEEGDDHQSISSYVSTTDSWATVHQGERRRDKKLRKIKEKRANREMAESRSRGPLEHPHVSNEAFLPGPQRSRGQNLGQPGGPSIYKPRSPPTLVNPTDPARQTSVEEIRQRYPQLLTQYFNKDRGLAFQKTAALAVSQNVNAHGFLPPFEGVGNAPSKNRSAPTDMTEGGMYLLSGKMSNSKQQDGPGQRGKEAPGPARQAGKP